The proteins below are encoded in one region of Geobacter sp.:
- the ileS gene encoding isoleucine--tRNA ligase, whose amino-acid sequence MDYKDTLNLPVTDFPMKANLNQREPELLKKWEENGLYGKIEEAGETKPLYILHDGPPYANGHIHIGHALNKILKDFILKSKRMEGFHAPYVPGWDCHGLPIELQVEKNLGSKKHEMSKLEMRRECRKYAAKFIDIQREEFKRLGVLGDWEQPYLTMNYEYEGLTAAELARFAHNGGLYRGKKPVHWCSSCVTALAEAEVEYADHTSPSIYVKFQLKDDISAAVSALAGKPVFVVIWTTTPWTLPANLAVALHPEFTYVALEVQGEVLIVAEGLKDAFLAANKLDGTVLASFPATTLERKRCKHPFYDRDSIVLLGDHVTLEAGTGCVHTAPGHGQEDYELALKEGLEIYNPVDNHGKFIQNLEFFGGQNVFAANPLVIDKLTEVGALIGVSNISHSYPHCWRCKKPIIFRATEQWFISMKANDLRAKSLEEIDKVQWIPKWGRERIHGMIENRPDWCISRQRSWGVPITAFSCVACGEYMADGKLMDHVAEIFKKESADVWFDWEAARLLPEGTRCPKCGSAEFTKEMDILDVWFDSGVSHAAVLEPNAKLASPADMYLEGSDQHRGWFHSSLLESVGTRGRAPYKNVLTHGFVVDGSGRKMSKSVGNVVAPEEVIKKYGAEILRLWVAAQDYRDDIRISQEILTRLSEAYRRIRNTCRYILGNISDFDPATDCIDHGQMPELDRWALHQLELLKEKVLKSYTDYEFHVLYHAVNAFCTVEMSAFYLDILKDRVYTSRKDSVARRSAQTVMYRILDTLVRLIAPVLSFTADEVWSYMPGTRESSVHLAAFPDMHPEWKDDSLVERWDRIMKVRGEVSKALEQARTAKIIGHSLDAAVQIAAPVEWREFLQGYAGELPGIFIVSKVELPERFDGEYYRAEGLDGVQIRVVSAPGEKCDRCWCYSEELGIDSDHPAICPKCLVAVK is encoded by the coding sequence ATGGACTACAAAGATACCCTGAACCTGCCGGTCACCGATTTCCCGATGAAGGCCAACCTCAACCAACGTGAACCCGAACTGCTGAAAAAGTGGGAGGAAAATGGGCTCTATGGAAAGATTGAGGAAGCCGGGGAAACAAAACCGCTCTATATCCTTCACGACGGCCCCCCCTACGCCAACGGCCATATCCATATCGGCCATGCGCTGAACAAGATCCTCAAGGATTTCATCCTGAAGAGCAAGCGGATGGAGGGGTTCCACGCCCCGTACGTGCCGGGGTGGGACTGCCACGGTCTGCCCATCGAACTGCAGGTGGAAAAGAACCTCGGCTCCAAGAAGCATGAGATGTCCAAGCTGGAGATGCGGCGCGAATGCCGGAAATATGCCGCGAAATTCATCGATATCCAGCGCGAGGAGTTCAAGCGGCTGGGTGTCCTCGGCGACTGGGAGCAACCCTACCTCACCATGAACTATGAGTACGAAGGGCTCACCGCCGCGGAACTGGCCCGCTTCGCACACAACGGCGGGCTCTACCGGGGAAAGAAGCCGGTCCACTGGTGCTCTTCCTGCGTCACGGCCCTTGCCGAGGCCGAGGTGGAATACGCCGATCACACCTCGCCGTCGATCTACGTCAAGTTCCAGCTCAAGGACGATATCTCCGCCGCCGTGTCTGCCCTGGCCGGGAAACCGGTCTTCGTGGTGATCTGGACCACCACTCCCTGGACCCTGCCGGCCAACCTGGCCGTGGCACTGCACCCGGAATTCACCTATGTCGCCCTGGAGGTGCAGGGAGAGGTACTGATCGTTGCCGAAGGGCTGAAGGATGCCTTCCTGGCGGCAAACAAACTGGACGGGACCGTGCTGGCATCTTTTCCCGCCACGACCCTGGAGCGCAAGCGCTGCAAGCACCCCTTCTACGACCGTGATTCCATCGTCCTCCTGGGCGATCACGTGACCCTGGAGGCCGGTACCGGCTGCGTGCACACCGCCCCCGGTCATGGCCAGGAAGACTATGAGCTTGCCCTCAAGGAAGGGCTGGAGATCTACAACCCGGTGGACAACCACGGCAAGTTCATCCAGAACCTGGAATTTTTTGGCGGACAAAACGTCTTCGCCGCCAACCCCCTGGTTATCGACAAGCTGACCGAGGTCGGCGCGTTGATCGGCGTGAGCAACATCAGCCACTCTTACCCCCACTGCTGGCGGTGCAAGAAACCGATCATCTTCCGCGCCACCGAGCAGTGGTTCATCTCCATGAAGGCCAATGATCTGCGCGCCAAGTCCCTGGAAGAGATAGACAAGGTACAATGGATACCCAAATGGGGCCGCGAGCGGATCCATGGCATGATCGAAAACCGCCCCGACTGGTGCATCTCCCGCCAGCGTTCCTGGGGTGTCCCCATCACCGCCTTTTCCTGCGTCGCATGCGGCGAATACATGGCCGACGGCAAGCTGATGGACCATGTGGCCGAGATCTTCAAAAAAGAGAGCGCCGATGTCTGGTTCGACTGGGAGGCTGCCAGGCTCCTGCCGGAAGGGACCAGGTGCCCGAAGTGCGGTTCAGCCGAATTCACCAAGGAGATGGACATCCTCGACGTCTGGTTCGACTCCGGTGTTTCCCACGCCGCCGTCCTGGAACCCAACGCCAAACTCGCCTCCCCCGCAGACATGTATCTGGAGGGGAGCGACCAGCATCGCGGCTGGTTCCATTCGTCGCTTCTGGAAAGCGTCGGCACCCGCGGCCGCGCCCCCTATAAAAACGTCCTGACCCACGGCTTCGTGGTCGATGGCTCAGGCCGCAAGATGAGCAAATCAGTGGGAAACGTGGTGGCCCCGGAAGAGGTCATCAAGAAATACGGCGCCGAGATCCTGCGGCTCTGGGTAGCAGCACAGGACTACCGTGACGACATCAGGATATCCCAGGAGATCCTGACCCGGCTCTCCGAGGCCTATCGGCGTATCCGCAACACCTGCCGCTATATCCTGGGGAATATCAGCGATTTCGATCCGGCAACGGACTGCATCGACCATGGACAGATGCCTGAGCTGGACCGCTGGGCTCTGCACCAGCTTGAGCTGCTCAAGGAAAAGGTGCTGAAATCCTACACCGACTACGAGTTCCATGTCCTGTATCATGCGGTAAACGCCTTCTGCACCGTAGAAATGAGCGCCTTCTACCTGGATATCCTCAAGGACCGGGTCTACACGAGCAGGAAGGATTCCGTGGCGCGCCGCAGCGCCCAGACGGTCATGTACCGGATTCTCGACACCCTGGTCAGGCTGATCGCGCCGGTGCTCTCCTTTACGGCCGACGAGGTCTGGAGCTATATGCCCGGCACGCGCGAGTCCAGCGTTCATCTCGCCGCATTCCCGGACATGCACCCGGAGTGGAAGGACGACAGCCTGGTGGAACGATGGGACCGGATCATGAAGGTTCGCGGCGAGGTATCGAAGGCTCTGGAGCAGGCACGGACGGCAAAGATCATCGGCCACTCGCTGGATGCGGCCGTGCAGATCGCCGCACCCGTTGAATGGCGAGAGTTCCTTCAG
- a CDS encoding potassium transporter Kup, with product MGLVFGDIGTSPIYTLTVIMTLTKPTSEHVLGILSLIVWTLIILVTMEYSWLAMSLGRKGEGGTIVLKEILIRLLKSGRQVAFVGFLSFIGVSLLLGDGVITPAISILSAVEGMQLIPGLEGLSQGVMIFIAAVIAVVLFVFQFKGTDKVATAFGPIMVVWFSALTLSGIIAISTSPGVLQAISPHYALFFLHENGMAGFFVLSEVILCATGGEALYADMGHLGRKPIIRAWYFVFAALVINYLGQGAFILAHPDAKNILFGMIRWEAPALYIPFLILTIMATVIASQALISGVFSIVYQGITTRILPLMKVDYTSSHLKSQIYIGSVNWSLMILVIFIMLLFQKSENLAAAYGLAVTGTMFITGIMMTMIFARTTKKWKVPVALAVTVVDFIYLFSNLYKLPHGGYWSLILASLPLTVMLIWTKGQRALYRALKPLDLDTFLLSYEQIYAKGKNIPGTGLFFTRETPVVPPYVIHCIIRSNIIYERNVFVSLIRTEEPFGVKTKLTKGVGSGLDAFEVQSGYMEVIDIETLLKQNDIQEKVIFYGIEDIATGNPFWRMFATIKRQTPNFVQFNKLPASKLQGVVTRVEM from the coding sequence ATGGGGCTGGTTTTCGGAGATATCGGGACGAGTCCGATCTATACCCTGACCGTTATCATGACGCTCACCAAGCCGACCTCCGAGCATGTGCTGGGCATCCTTTCCCTCATAGTCTGGACCCTTATTATTCTCGTGACAATGGAATACTCCTGGTTGGCCATGAGCCTGGGCAGAAAGGGAGAAGGTGGGACCATTGTTCTCAAGGAGATCCTGATCCGCCTGCTCAAGTCGGGTCGTCAGGTTGCTTTTGTCGGCTTTCTTTCTTTTATTGGCGTGTCGCTGCTCCTGGGCGACGGGGTCATCACCCCGGCCATCAGTATCCTTTCTGCCGTTGAGGGGATGCAACTCATTCCGGGTCTCGAAGGATTGTCCCAAGGGGTCATGATCTTTATTGCCGCGGTAATTGCCGTTGTGCTCTTCGTCTTCCAGTTCAAGGGCACCGACAAGGTGGCAACTGCATTCGGACCGATCATGGTGGTCTGGTTTTCGGCGCTCACGCTTTCCGGAATTATTGCGATATCGACCTCCCCCGGCGTGCTGCAAGCTATCAGTCCTCATTACGCCCTCTTTTTTCTCCATGAAAACGGTATGGCCGGGTTCTTTGTCCTTTCCGAAGTAATCCTCTGTGCCACCGGTGGCGAGGCGCTGTATGCGGATATGGGGCATCTGGGGCGCAAGCCGATCATCCGTGCCTGGTATTTCGTCTTTGCAGCGCTGGTCATCAACTATCTCGGCCAGGGAGCGTTCATCCTGGCCCACCCGGACGCTAAGAACATCCTGTTCGGCATGATCCGCTGGGAAGCCCCGGCACTCTATATCCCCTTCCTCATCCTGACCATCATGGCTACGGTCATTGCCTCCCAGGCCTTGATCAGTGGAGTTTTTTCCATTGTGTACCAAGGGATAACCACCCGTATCCTGCCGCTGATGAAAGTAGACTACACCTCAAGCCATCTTAAGTCGCAGATCTACATCGGCTCGGTCAACTGGTCCCTGATGATTCTGGTCATCTTCATCATGCTCCTCTTCCAGAAATCGGAGAATCTGGCTGCCGCCTATGGCTTGGCGGTTACCGGCACCATGTTCATAACCGGCATAATGATGACCATGATATTTGCCCGGACCACCAAGAAATGGAAGGTCCCGGTAGCCCTTGCCGTCACAGTGGTTGACTTCATCTATCTCTTTTCCAACCTGTATAAGCTCCCTCATGGCGGATACTGGTCGCTCATCCTTGCTTCCCTGCCGTTGACTGTCATGTTGATCTGGACAAAAGGCCAGCGAGCACTGTATCGTGCCTTGAAACCGCTCGATCTGGATACCTTTCTGCTCAGCTACGAGCAGATCTACGCCAAAGGCAAGAATATTCCCGGCACCGGACTCTTTTTCACCCGTGAGACCCCGGTGGTGCCGCCGTATGTCATCCACTGCATCATTCGCAGCAACATCATCTATGAACGCAACGTCTTTGTTTCGTTGATCAGGACCGAGGAGCCGTTTGGGGTAAAGACAAAACTTACCAAAGGAGTAGGTTCCGGACTCGATGCCTTCGAGGTCCAGTCGGGCTACATGGAGGTTATCGATATCGAAACCCTCCTGAAGCAGAATGACATTCAGGAGAAAGTCATCTTCTACGGTATCGAGGACATTGCCACGGGAAATCCGTTTTGGCGCATGTTCGCCACCATCAAGCGTCAGACTCCCAATTTTGTCCAGTTCAACAAACTGCCGGCGAGTAAGCTGCAAGGCGTCGTAACCCGTGTAGAGATGTAG
- a CDS encoding potassium transporter Kup — translation MADTQKDSFWGGIVKALGLVFGDIGTSPIYTLTVIFALTEPTRENVFGILSLVFWTMTILVTGEYAWLAMSLGKKGQGGEIVLREILVKLLKSGRLLAFAGFLSFLGVSLLLGDGVITPAISIMSAVEGMVLIPGMENLRQGVLVMIAAIIAITLFVFQSHGTDKVARIFGPIMVVYFSVLFVSGIASISQMPEIVGAINPWHAVRFFQLNGVPGFFVLSEVILCSTGGEALYADMGHLGKKPIIRAWYFVFVALFINYLGQGVFVMTHRGAANLLFGMVKEQAPFLYIPFLILTIMATIIASQAIISGVFSIVYQGITTRLMPLMKVKYTSTHLQSQIYISAVNWGLMCAVILMMLIFRKSSNLAAAYGMAVTGSMTITAIMMIMVFSHTTKKWKAPIVAVIAVINFLYLLSTFSKIPHGAYWSIILSSIPFVIIIIWTRGQRSLYRAIKPLDMETFLLSYEQIFAKGKNIPGTALFFTKDLDVVPPYVVHCIIRSNIIYERNIFISIVRTDEPFGVKSSLLTDVGTGLDGFEIKAGYMEIVEIERLLKQNCIKEKVIFYGVEDIATRNPVWRIFSFIKKVTPNFVQFNHLPASKLQGVVTRVEM, via the coding sequence ATGGCTGATACGCAGAAAGATTCTTTCTGGGGGGGGATCGTCAAGGCGCTTGGGCTGGTCTTTGGCGATATCGGCACCAGTCCCATCTATACGCTTACGGTCATCTTTGCCCTGACCGAGCCGACCCGGGAAAATGTCTTCGGTATTCTTTCACTGGTTTTCTGGACCATGACCATCCTGGTGACGGGTGAGTATGCCTGGCTGGCCATGAGTTTGGGGAAAAAGGGGCAGGGTGGCGAGATTGTCCTGCGGGAGATCCTGGTCAAGCTGTTGAAATCCGGCCGCCTGCTGGCATTCGCCGGTTTCCTTTCTTTCCTCGGCGTATCGCTTCTGCTCGGCGATGGCGTCATTACCCCGGCCATCAGCATCATGTCCGCGGTCGAAGGGATGGTGCTGATTCCCGGCATGGAGAATCTTCGTCAGGGGGTTCTCGTCATGATAGCTGCGATCATTGCCATCACCCTGTTCGTGTTCCAGTCCCATGGTACCGACAAGGTTGCCCGGATCTTCGGTCCGATCATGGTCGTGTATTTCTCGGTCCTGTTTGTGTCGGGAATTGCATCTATTTCCCAGATGCCTGAGATCGTCGGGGCTATCAATCCCTGGCATGCCGTCAGGTTTTTTCAGCTCAACGGGGTTCCCGGATTTTTCGTTCTCTCGGAAGTGATCCTCTGTTCAACCGGCGGTGAGGCGCTGTATGCCGATATGGGGCACTTGGGCAAGAAACCGATCATCCGCGCCTGGTATTTCGTTTTTGTTGCTCTCTTCATAAATTACCTGGGGCAAGGTGTTTTTGTCATGACCCATCGAGGGGCAGCAAATCTTCTTTTCGGTATGGTCAAGGAACAAGCGCCATTCCTCTATATACCGTTTTTGATCCTCACCATCATGGCAACCATCATTGCCTCCCAAGCCATCATCAGCGGCGTTTTCTCCATTGTCTACCAGGGGATCACGACCCGGCTCATGCCGCTCATGAAGGTAAAGTATACGTCTACCCATCTCCAGTCGCAGATATATATATCTGCCGTCAACTGGGGGCTTATGTGTGCCGTTATCCTGATGATGCTGATCTTCCGCAAATCCTCGAACCTGGCGGCTGCCTATGGCATGGCAGTGACCGGCTCCATGACCATAACGGCAATCATGATGATCATGGTCTTTTCCCATACCACCAAGAAGTGGAAGGCGCCCATCGTTGCGGTCATAGCGGTGATAAACTTCCTGTATCTCCTGTCGACGTTCTCGAAGATTCCTCATGGGGCATACTGGTCGATTATTCTTTCGTCCATTCCTTTTGTTATTATCATAATATGGACTCGTGGCCAACGCTCCCTTTATCGGGCGATCAAACCCCTGGATATGGAGACGTTTCTGCTCAGCTACGAGCAGATATTTGCCAAGGGCAAGAATATCCCCGGGACTGCCCTCTTTTTTACCAAGGACCTCGATGTGGTTCCCCCCTACGTGGTCCACTGCATCATCCGTAGCAACATCATCTATGAACGGAACATTTTCATTTCCATCGTGCGCACTGATGAGCCATTTGGCGTCAAATCGTCATTGCTGACGGATGTCGGCACCGGACTCGATGGTTTTGAGATCAAGGCGGGCTACATGGAGATCGTCGAGATTGAACGTCTGCTTAAACAGAACTGCATCAAGGAGAAGGTCATCTTTTATGGCGTCGAAGATATTGCCACGCGAAACCCGGTCTGGCGCATCTTTTCGTTCATAAAGAAGGTTACTCCGAATTTTGTCCAATTTAACCATTTGCCCGCGAGCAAGCTGCAGGGGGTAGTGACGCGGGTTGAGATGTGA
- a CDS encoding serine protein kinase PrkA: MNSIEKAISNLNQNIDDWKQYTPIPFDEFLNLLAANPTRMIRNVFQVFHDMVKGYIEEGIDEYPDDPESIHYVYYDCRRLFIEGTDHPFFADRLFANRLVNLVDAWKRGAQQNKIYIFEGPPGSGKSTFLNNLLMKFEQFANTEEGMRYEVVWRLDRRILSSHRKQEASQFLDKLSTLLDAYELSHEEIMGAKNTLIEGGDYIDIPCPSHDNPLLIIPKDHRRSFLDDLFRNDEIKWRLFTEKEFEWVFRTNPCTICSSLYQALLHRLKSPAEVFRMVYARPYYCNRRMGEGVSVFNPGDRPLKQNILTNELLQERTNALLRDSNAVKYLFSTYAKTNNGIYALMDIKGHNTERLIELHNIVSEGVHKVEDLEENVNSLFLALMNPEDKKNIENIQSFSDRLEYIKIPYVLDLNTEVEIYRNIFGKQIDLNLLPRVLHNFARVIISSRLNIRSEAMLEWIEDPQKYSLYCDENLQLLKMEIYTGHIPPWLLEEDRKRLTAKRRRRIIAESEAEGGQGFSGRDAIKIFNDFYSTYARKDRMITMAILDNFFTKVHPELNVQIPAGFLDSLLRMYNYTILQEVKESLYYYNEEKISRDIQNYLFAVNFEMDTVQNCTYTGDKLEINEGFFEGIEHWLLGEQVERDRVLAFRKATQKEYTASTLTQEIMFGKPINETKLYLALHDRYVHNLKGKALDPFLANENFRRAIKDYDREEFKTYDKKIRNDVSFLIKNLCSKFRYTKHGAREVCIYVIDNDLARQFT, encoded by the coding sequence ATGAACAGCATCGAAAAGGCCATCAGCAATCTCAATCAGAACATCGACGACTGGAAGCAGTACACCCCAATCCCGTTTGATGAGTTTCTCAATCTGCTGGCTGCCAATCCCACCCGCATGATCCGCAACGTCTTCCAGGTTTTCCACGATATGGTCAAGGGGTATATCGAGGAAGGGATTGACGAATATCCCGACGACCCCGAGTCGATCCACTATGTCTATTACGATTGCCGGCGGCTCTTCATCGAAGGGACCGATCACCCGTTTTTCGCCGACCGCCTCTTTGCCAACCGCCTGGTGAACCTGGTCGATGCCTGGAAGCGGGGAGCCCAGCAGAACAAGATCTATATCTTCGAAGGCCCTCCGGGCAGCGGCAAAAGCACGTTTCTCAACAACCTGCTGATGAAGTTCGAGCAGTTCGCCAATACCGAGGAAGGGATGCGGTACGAAGTGGTCTGGCGGCTCGACCGGCGGATCCTCTCCTCCCATAGGAAGCAGGAGGCCAGCCAGTTCCTCGACAAGCTCTCCACGCTCCTGGATGCGTATGAGCTGTCCCATGAAGAGATCATGGGCGCAAAGAACACCCTGATCGAAGGGGGGGATTACATCGACATCCCCTGCCCGTCGCACGACAATCCCCTCTTGATCATCCCCAAGGACCACCGCCGCTCCTTCCTGGACGACCTCTTTCGCAATGACGAGATAAAATGGCGACTCTTTACGGAAAAGGAATTCGAGTGGGTATTCCGCACCAATCCGTGCACCATCTGCAGCTCCCTCTACCAGGCCCTGTTGCACCGCCTCAAGAGCCCCGCAGAGGTCTTCCGAATGGTCTATGCACGCCCCTACTACTGCAACCGCCGCATGGGCGAAGGGGTCAGCGTCTTCAACCCCGGCGACCGCCCCCTCAAACAGAACATCCTGACCAACGAGCTGCTCCAGGAGCGGACCAACGCCCTGCTCCGGGACAGCAATGCCGTGAAATACCTCTTTTCCACCTATGCCAAAACCAACAACGGGATCTATGCCCTGATGGACATCAAGGGGCACAACACGGAGCGGCTCATCGAACTGCACAACATCGTCAGCGAGGGGGTTCACAAGGTCGAGGACCTGGAGGAGAACGTCAATTCGCTCTTCCTTGCCCTCATGAATCCGGAAGACAAGAAAAACATCGAGAACATCCAGTCGTTTTCCGACCGGCTCGAATACATCAAGATCCCCTATGTCCTCGATCTTAATACGGAAGTGGAGATCTATCGCAACATCTTCGGCAAGCAGATCGACCTGAACCTGCTCCCTAGGGTCCTGCACAATTTCGCCCGCGTCATCATCTCCTCACGGCTCAACATCCGCTCAGAAGCAATGCTGGAATGGATCGAAGATCCCCAGAAATACAGTCTCTATTGCGACGAAAACCTGCAGCTGTTGAAGATGGAGATCTACACGGGGCACATCCCCCCCTGGCTGCTCGAAGAAGATCGAAAACGCCTGACAGCCAAGCGCCGCCGCCGGATCATCGCCGAATCCGAAGCCGAAGGGGGGCAGGGCTTTTCCGGTCGGGATGCCATCAAGATCTTCAATGACTTCTATTCCACCTATGCCCGCAAGGACCGGATGATCACCATGGCGATCCTCGACAATTTCTTCACCAAGGTGCATCCGGAACTCAACGTTCAGATCCCTGCCGGGTTCCTCGACTCGCTGCTCCGCATGTACAACTACACGATCCTCCAGGAGGTCAAGGAATCGCTCTACTATTACAACGAGGAGAAGATATCCAGGGATATCCAGAACTATCTCTTTGCCGTCAACTTCGAGATGGATACCGTGCAGAACTGCACCTATACCGGAGATAAGCTGGAGATCAACGAGGGGTTCTTCGAGGGGATCGAGCACTGGCTGCTCGGCGAACAAGTAGAGCGAGACAGGGTCCTTGCCTTCCGCAAGGCGACCCAGAAGGAGTATACCGCTTCAACCCTGACCCAGGAGATCATGTTCGGCAAACCGATCAACGAAACCAAGCTCTACCTGGCCCTGCATGACCGCTACGTGCATAACCTGAAGGGCAAGGCCCTCGACCCGTTCCTGGCCAACGAAAACTTCCGGCGAGCCATCAAGGATTATGATCGGGAGGAATTCAAGACCTACGACAAGAAGATCAGAAACGACGTCAGCTTCCTGATCAAGAACCTCTGCAGCAAGTTCCGCTACACCAAGCATGGTGCCAGGGAGGTCTGCATCTACGTCATCGACAACGATCTGGCCCGCCAGTTCACCTGA
- a CDS encoding SpoVR family protein produces MQLIDQHTKQIMEGCKERARAAGLRFQDESLEYIVTNRDLLELSPKMMIPTLYDYWVNDVEVLKEKGKYELYPGNPYETVINTRPAISFYNDNNPDWLNVMIFYHVLAHIDFFQNNLYFRHTWDFDLAGEALTDKRLIARLRAEHGRWVDYVIEFARGIDNQVGYFQELSQLHRQPADTMSRRLNYYFDVFIQSVKQVKISDFIKEVDRFNECMQNFGKLGENTFFAEVTRKYPEFDAVFAKSQSSGQQGRLDLLQYLMEHSPFLNRDENKWMKSVVEVVRKTSIYFQPQIRTKIMNEGWASYWHETLFLKDERIRGHEVEFARVHAGVTSMPRVGLNPYALGMRLFQFIEEQADKGKLTYDYQRILDAETRKRFDAGTATGRDFIFSVRENCADFLFLTNYVDQEFVDRHRLFVAGKRLNKAKMTWEYYVKSRSAQQYRQMLLDTLYHPPCITVDETKKNEGLFLDHHHEGQPLVQEFIANTMMGLEFLWGGPVKLRTNEVVTAPQLAEDVWAGMEEPEATWHTVIYTMKDRQLTKTVL; encoded by the coding sequence ATGCAACTCATCGATCAACATACCAAGCAGATCATGGAAGGATGCAAGGAGCGGGCTCGCGCTGCCGGACTCCGCTTCCAGGACGAGTCGCTGGAATATATCGTCACCAACCGCGATCTCTTGGAACTCTCCCCCAAGATGATGATCCCGACCCTCTACGACTACTGGGTCAACGACGTTGAGGTCCTCAAGGAAAAAGGCAAATACGAACTCTACCCCGGCAATCCCTACGAGACCGTCATCAATACCCGTCCGGCCATCTCCTTCTACAACGACAACAATCCGGACTGGCTCAACGTGATGATCTTCTATCACGTGCTGGCCCATATCGACTTTTTCCAGAACAACCTCTACTTCCGCCACACCTGGGATTTCGACCTGGCGGGCGAGGCCCTGACCGACAAGCGCCTCATCGCGCGCCTGCGGGCCGAACATGGTCGATGGGTCGACTATGTCATCGAGTTTGCCCGCGGCATCGACAACCAGGTCGGCTACTTCCAGGAACTCTCCCAGTTGCACCGACAGCCTGCCGACACCATGTCCCGTCGGCTCAACTACTATTTCGACGTCTTCATCCAATCGGTGAAGCAGGTGAAGATCTCCGACTTCATCAAAGAGGTAGACCGGTTCAACGAATGCATGCAGAACTTCGGCAAGCTCGGAGAAAATACCTTCTTTGCCGAGGTCACCAGGAAATACCCCGAATTCGATGCCGTCTTCGCCAAAAGCCAGAGTTCGGGTCAGCAGGGCCGGCTTGACCTTTTGCAGTACCTCATGGAACATTCACCGTTTTTGAACCGGGATGAAAACAAGTGGATGAAGTCGGTGGTCGAGGTCGTACGCAAGACCTCGATCTACTTCCAGCCGCAGATCCGCACCAAGATCATGAATGAGGGATGGGCGAGCTACTGGCACGAAACCCTGTTCCTGAAAGACGAACGGATCAGAGGGCACGAGGTCGAATTCGCCCGTGTCCATGCCGGGGTAACATCGATGCCTCGCGTGGGGCTCAACCCTTACGCACTGGGGATGCGGCTGTTCCAGTTCATCGAAGAACAAGCCGACAAGGGGAAGCTCACCTACGACTACCAGCGAATTCTGGATGCCGAGACGCGCAAGCGCTTTGACGCAGGCACCGCCACCGGCCGGGACTTCATCTTTTCGGTGCGGGAAAACTGCGCCGACTTCCTGTTTCTCACCAATTATGTGGACCAGGAATTCGTTGACCGCCACCGCCTGTTCGTCGCCGGCAAGCGCCTCAACAAGGCAAAAATGACCTGGGAGTACTATGTAAAGAGCCGTAGCGCCCAACAGTATCGCCAGATGTTGCTGGATACGCTCTATCACCCCCCCTGCATCACGGTTGACGAGACAAAAAAGAACGAAGGGCTCTTCCTCGACCACCATCACGAAGGGCAGCCGCTGGTACAGGAATTCATCGCCAACACCATGATGGGACTGGAATTCCTCTGGGGGGGGCCTGTCAAGCTCCGGACCAACGAGGTCGTAACTGCTCCCCAGCTTGCCGAAGATGTCTGGGCCGGCATGGAAGAGCCGGAAGCAACCTGGCACACGGTCATCTATACCATGAAGGACCGCCAGCTCACCAAAACCGTTCTCTAG